In the genome of Mucisphaera calidilacus, one region contains:
- the cysS gene encoding cysteine--tRNA ligase: MIQPRFYNSLTHRLETLNPIEPGRVTMYNCGPTVYDYAHIGNFRSFLFADVLRRSLEFLGYNVTQVMNITDVGHMTDDRQADGGGQDKMALAAQRLKDAKQTKKAGVADVDDPNDPYQVARYFENAFIDDARRLRLRIADEPDRQRPRATDHVADSMIPMIQRLIDNDHAYVADDGAVYYAVESFPAYGQLSGNSLDRLRGGAGGRVAEADQKNKRHPADFLLWKPDETHLMKWDSPWGTGYPGWHIECSAMARATLESDTIDIHTGGEDNIFPHHECEIAQSCGASGNERFANLWLHARYLMVDGEKMSKSRGNFYTLRDLVEKNIDPAVIRLELMRGHYRKNADFRLKGLEESASAVRRLREAARKTNLTPDTTPAPADHPGLKPFVDALADDLNVAGALAAAFEFIAPASLDANDPAEAAAILAAMDSVLAVMQPDQAPDANDEAAELCAAIDAARAAKDFAAADAARDKLQSMGYLVSTTQDGTTAEKKLA; encoded by the coding sequence ATCGGCAACTTCCGCAGCTTCCTCTTCGCCGACGTCCTCCGACGATCCCTCGAATTCCTCGGCTACAACGTCACCCAGGTCATGAACATCACCGACGTCGGACACATGACCGACGACCGGCAGGCCGACGGCGGCGGACAGGACAAGATGGCCCTCGCCGCCCAGCGACTCAAAGACGCCAAGCAAACCAAGAAGGCAGGCGTCGCCGACGTCGACGACCCCAACGACCCCTACCAGGTCGCTCGCTACTTCGAGAACGCCTTCATCGATGACGCCCGACGGCTCCGGCTCCGCATCGCCGACGAACCCGACCGCCAACGCCCCCGAGCCACCGACCACGTCGCCGACTCCATGATCCCCATGATCCAGCGACTCATCGACAACGACCACGCCTACGTCGCCGACGACGGCGCCGTCTACTACGCCGTCGAGTCCTTCCCCGCCTACGGACAGCTCTCGGGCAACAGCCTCGACCGGCTCCGAGGCGGCGCAGGCGGACGCGTCGCCGAAGCCGACCAGAAAAACAAGCGACACCCCGCCGACTTCCTCCTCTGGAAACCCGACGAAACCCACCTCATGAAGTGGGACTCCCCCTGGGGCACCGGTTACCCCGGCTGGCACATCGAGTGCTCCGCCATGGCACGCGCCACCCTCGAAAGCGACACCATCGACATCCACACCGGCGGCGAGGACAACATCTTCCCGCACCACGAGTGCGAGATCGCACAGTCCTGCGGCGCCTCCGGCAACGAACGATTCGCCAACCTCTGGCTCCACGCCCGCTACCTCATGGTCGACGGCGAGAAGATGTCCAAGTCACGCGGCAACTTCTACACCCTCCGCGACCTCGTCGAGAAAAACATCGACCCCGCCGTCATCCGGCTCGAACTCATGCGCGGCCACTACCGCAAGAACGCCGACTTCCGACTCAAGGGCCTCGAGGAATCCGCCTCCGCCGTCCGACGACTCCGCGAAGCCGCCCGCAAGACCAACCTCACCCCCGACACCACCCCCGCCCCCGCCGACCACCCCGGACTCAAACCCTTCGTCGACGCCCTCGCCGACGACCTCAACGTCGCCGGTGCCCTCGCCGCCGCCTTCGAGTTCATCGCACCCGCCAGCCTCGACGCCAACGACCCCGCCGAGGCCGCCGCCATCCTCGCTGCCATGGACAGCGTCCTCGCCGTCATGCAGCCCGACCAGGCCCCCGACGCCAACGACGAGGCCGCCGAACTCTGCGCCGCCATCGACGCCGCCCGCGCCGCCAAAGACTTCGCCGCCGCCGACGCCGCCCGCGACAAACTCCAGTCGATGGGCTACCTCGTCTCGACGACCCAGGACGGCACCACCGCCGAGAAGAAACTCGCCTGA